A genomic region of Dehalococcoidia bacterium contains the following coding sequences:
- a CDS encoding cytochrome P450 has translation MAPSVLSKAVQSVAVRVLLARELLQDGAAFNPFEKRYLTDPYPLYRKLREKDPIHRSRLFPGVILTRFEDVSAILKDQRFSADDRKLQGFWEQRRKALAAGAMTQEEYERPPSMLRLDPPDHTRLRSLVSRAFTPRAVEALRPRVEQIVDELLDMAAERGEIEVIRDLAYPLPVIVIAEMLGIPAGDREQFKEWSDAIANTLGFNEDYSAQRRATFAARELRQYLSGVVEERRREPREDLISALVAAEQEGDKLSAEEVFATTELLLIAGNETTTNLIGNGLFHLLRNPEQLEILRRDPDL, from the coding sequence ATGGCGCCCAGTGTCCTGAGCAAGGCCGTCCAGTCCGTCGCCGTAAGGGTCCTCCTCGCCCGGGAACTGCTGCAGGACGGCGCCGCTTTCAACCCCTTTGAAAAGCGTTACCTGACCGACCCTTATCCGCTGTACCGCAAGCTCCGGGAGAAGGACCCGATCCACCGCAGCCGCCTCTTCCCTGGTGTGATCCTCACCCGATTCGAGGACGTAAGCGCCATTCTCAAGGACCAGAGGTTCTCAGCCGACGACCGAAAGCTCCAGGGCTTCTGGGAGCAGAGGCGCAAGGCGCTGGCCGCCGGCGCAATGACGCAGGAGGAGTACGAACGGCCGCCCTCCATGCTGCGCCTGGACCCGCCGGACCACACGCGTCTGCGCTCTCTCGTAAGCCGCGCCTTCACGCCGCGGGCTGTCGAGGCGCTGCGGCCCCGCGTGGAACAGATCGTGGATGAGCTGCTGGATATGGCGGCGGAACGCGGAGAGATCGAGGTGATCCGCGACCTCGCCTATCCCCTGCCGGTCATCGTCATCGCCGAAATGCTCGGAATCCCGGCCGGGGACCGCGAGCAGTTCAAGGAGTGGTCAGACGCCATCGCCAACACGCTCGGCTTCAACGAGGACTACAGCGCTCAGAGGCGCGCGACCTTCGCGGCGCGCGAATTGCGCCAGTATCTGTCCGGCGTGGTCGAGGAGCGGCGAAGGGAGCCGCGGGAGGACCTGATCAGCGCCCTGGTCGCGGCCGAGCAGGAGGGGGACAAGCTCTCGGCGGAGGAGGTGTTCGCGACCACCGAGCTCCTGCTCATCGCCGGCAACGAGACGACCACCAACCTCATCGGCAACGGCCTCTTTCACCTCTTGCGAAATCCCGAACAGCTCGAAATCCTACGGCGGGACCCGGACCTCAT
- a CDS encoding SH3 domain-containing protein, which yields MPQMQHTPRGHSGSGPGESYDGAPEGERRGFSPFNFLFGFGVGTFVGVGLALLAFAMVDEEPPPRATVRQPDAPVLATSTAAPAVESRPRAKTALDVRLGPGNGFAVVGVLAKGDSVEVTGRDDAGEWLAIRFPPGSSGRGWIPVTSVDEPPDVTRLAVLLPTPLPRTISTFPPGAFNDGERQGTGASIVPTRTPDPNATPELRPGPADLVVTAVRLLPDRRISVTVANRGPNDLVGFTIFVVVRDLGARSEQLSLAIPFLRVGATATLQTTSLHVTGEEVYQAIVDPFGSAPDVDRTNNSFQVTLVAPTPTPTVTPTPNPLD from the coding sequence ATGCCGCAGATGCAACATACGCCTAGAGGGCATTCGGGGTCGGGGCCTGGCGAGAGCTACGACGGGGCGCCGGAGGGCGAGCGTCGCGGCTTTTCGCCCTTCAACTTCCTGTTCGGCTTCGGCGTCGGCACCTTCGTCGGCGTTGGCCTTGCGCTCCTTGCCTTCGCGATGGTCGACGAGGAGCCTCCGCCTCGCGCCACCGTCAGGCAACCGGACGCGCCCGTGCTCGCGACCAGCACGGCCGCGCCGGCCGTGGAGTCGCGCCCGAGGGCGAAGACCGCCCTCGACGTCCGCCTTGGGCCGGGGAACGGCTTCGCCGTTGTCGGCGTGCTGGCAAAGGGCGATAGCGTCGAGGTCACGGGAAGAGACGACGCCGGCGAGTGGCTCGCGATCAGGTTCCCGCCCGGTTCGTCCGGGCGGGGCTGGATACCGGTGACGTCGGTCGACGAACCGCCGGACGTGACGCGGCTCGCGGTGCTCCTGCCGACGCCCCTGCCGCGCACGATCTCGACTTTCCCACCCGGCGCCTTCAACGACGGCGAGCGCCAGGGAACCGGCGCCAGCATCGTGCCCACCCGTACGCCCGACCCCAACGCGACTCCGGAACTGCGCCCCGGGCCTGCCGACCTCGTCGTCACAGCCGTGCGACTGCTGCCGGACCGGAGGATCTCGGTCACGGTCGCTAACCGCGGTCCCAATGACCTGGTTGGCTTCACGATCTTCGTGGTCGTGCGAGACCTCGGCGCCCGCAGCGAGCAGCTTAGCCTCGCCATCCCCTTCCTGCGCGTCGGCGCGACCGCGACGCTGCAGACAACCTCGCTGCATGTCACAGGGGAAGAAGTCTATCAGGCGATCGTCGACCCATTTGGTTCCGCGCCAGACGTGGACCGTACCAACAACTCCTTCCAGGTCACGCTGGTGGCGCCTACTCCCACTCCCACGGTCACGCCAACGCCGAACCCGCTGGACTGA
- a CDS encoding magnesium chelatase codes for MAGKPKTLGELKASGYRVLSVKEEMRKNLIAKMRAGVELFPGIVGFEESVIPQLQNAILSGQDIILLGERGQAKSRLTRALVALLDEETPIVEGSEINDNPFEPVSKYARDIVNEKGDDTPIEWIGRDRRYGEKLATPDITIADLIGEVDPIKVAEGRYLADELTIHYGLIPRTNRGIFCINELPDLAERIQVGLFNIMEERDVQIRGYQIRLPLDVFIVSTANPEDYTNRGRIITPLKDRYGAQIRTHYPRQVEHEIGIMEQERMRFDDEEYRVFVPQYMKEIVAEISRLARRSPDVNQRSGVSVRASIANYESLLANAMRRAIHTSENEVVPRVSDLPFVIPAIQGKVEFETVEEGKEEQIIEKLIQGAIIAVFNRFFSVSEFDDVITRFKSGISVEVGDMMPSDNYTRILKQVEGLEKQMAKVEAKTPPQVASAIEFILEGLHLNKRLNKDKVGARVQYRG; via the coding sequence GTGGCAGGAAAACCAAAGACGCTAGGCGAGCTCAAGGCTTCCGGATACCGGGTCCTGAGCGTGAAAGAAGAGATGCGCAAGAACCTCATCGCGAAGATGAGGGCGGGCGTAGAGCTGTTCCCGGGGATTGTCGGCTTCGAGGAATCGGTCATTCCCCAGCTTCAGAACGCGATCCTTTCAGGGCAGGACATCATCCTTCTCGGCGAGCGGGGGCAGGCGAAGTCGCGGCTGACCCGGGCGCTGGTAGCCCTCCTTGACGAGGAGACCCCGATCGTCGAGGGCAGCGAGATCAACGACAACCCCTTCGAGCCCGTCTCGAAGTACGCGCGCGACATCGTCAACGAAAAGGGTGACGACACCCCGATCGAATGGATCGGCCGCGACCGGCGTTATGGTGAGAAGCTTGCCACGCCCGACATTACAATCGCCGACCTCATCGGCGAGGTGGACCCAATCAAGGTCGCCGAGGGCCGCTATCTGGCCGACGAGTTGACGATCCACTACGGCCTCATCCCCCGGACGAACCGCGGCATCTTCTGCATCAACGAGCTCCCGGACCTGGCGGAGCGCATCCAGGTAGGCCTCTTCAACATCATGGAGGAGCGCGACGTCCAGATCCGCGGCTACCAGATCCGCTTGCCCCTGGACGTCTTCATCGTCTCCACGGCGAACCCGGAAGACTACACCAACCGCGGCCGCATCATCACGCCCCTGAAAGACCGCTACGGGGCCCAGATCCGCACCCACTACCCGCGCCAGGTCGAGCACGAGATCGGCATCATGGAGCAGGAGCGGATGCGCTTCGACGACGAGGAGTACCGCGTCTTCGTGCCGCAGTACATGAAGGAAATCGTCGCCGAGATCAGCCGCCTCGCGCGCCGCAGCCCGGACGTCAACCAGCGCTCCGGTGTTTCCGTGCGCGCCTCCATCGCCAACTACGAAAGCCTGCTTGCCAACGCGATGCGACGGGCGATCCACACGAGCGAGAATGAAGTCGTGCCCCGGGTCAGCGACCTGCCCTTCGTAATCCCGGCGATCCAGGGCAAGGTTGAATTCGAGACCGTCGAAGAGGGCAAGGAAGAGCAGATCATCGAGAAGCTCATCCAGGGGGCGATCATTGCCGTCTTCAACCGCTTCTTCAGCGTCTCGGAGTTCGACGACGTAATCACGCGCTTCAAGTCCGGCATCTCTGTCGAGGTCGGCGACATGATGCCCTCGGACAACTACACTCGCATCCTCAAGCAGGTCGAGGGGCTCGAGAAGCAGATGGCGAAGGTGGAGGCTAAGACGCCTCCGCAGGTCGCCTCCGCCATCGAGTTCATTCTCGAGGGCCTGCACCTCAACAAGCGCCTGAACAAGGACAAGGTTGGGGCCAGGGTCCAGTACAGGGGCTGA
- a CDS encoding cytosine permease, protein MATEAAGIEIIETEEWGIRPVPESHRRLRGIDFAILWGDLAVSLLIIAAGSLLVPSLSTRDALLVIVIGNVVGAALLATAGVIGSKTGVPTMVSLRAVLGIRGSYLGSGLNILQLVGWAALEIIIMANLASGLSDHFLGFRGYYFWLAAFALLGTAMALGGPVTVVRQWMQKFGVWVVLAASVWLTLRLFDAYDFDAIWDRGGEGGLQNFFHGLDLVISLPVSWLPLVGDYSRFARRAAPAAVGTYVGYGLANIWFFALGALYVSALNTDYVGFFNGDAFVDMLVPLTLGWLALIALLAGESDEVFANIYSTAVSLRNVLPWAGHAALTIAVGGVAFALGVILDALAYEPFLLLIGGVFVPLFGIFLADFFVLRSQRYDVEQLYGSGGPYWYSGGFNVTAVAVWLAGFILYTLAAQPSWLTTHDEFDFVSWAPDTIPFIDDIGGTAPAFVFSFLAYLLVSRLLVRAPSAAQSTAGA, encoded by the coding sequence ATGGCGACCGAAGCGGCGGGCATCGAGATCATCGAGACCGAGGAGTGGGGCATCCGGCCGGTGCCGGAGAGCCACCGCCGCCTGCGCGGCATCGACTTCGCCATCCTCTGGGGCGACCTCGCCGTCAGCCTCCTGATCATCGCCGCTGGCAGCCTGCTCGTGCCGAGCCTTAGCACGCGCGACGCCCTGCTGGTGATCGTGATCGGGAATGTCGTTGGCGCCGCTCTGCTCGCGACGGCAGGGGTCATCGGCAGCAAGACGGGCGTGCCGACCATGGTGAGCCTCCGCGCCGTCCTTGGCATCCGCGGCTCCTACCTCGGCTCCGGATTGAACATCCTTCAGCTCGTCGGCTGGGCCGCCCTCGAGATCATCATCATGGCCAATCTGGCGAGCGGGCTCAGCGACCATTTTCTCGGCTTCCGCGGCTACTACTTCTGGCTCGCGGCGTTCGCCCTGCTCGGTACCGCCATGGCCCTGGGCGGGCCGGTAACGGTGGTGCGGCAGTGGATGCAGAAGTTCGGCGTCTGGGTTGTGCTTGCCGCATCCGTATGGCTTACGCTGCGGCTGTTCGACGCCTATGACTTCGACGCTATCTGGGACCGCGGCGGCGAAGGCGGGCTGCAGAACTTCTTCCACGGCCTCGACCTGGTGATCAGCCTGCCGGTCTCATGGCTGCCGCTCGTCGGCGACTACAGCCGTTTTGCCCGCAGGGCGGCGCCAGCAGCGGTCGGGACTTACGTGGGCTACGGGCTGGCAAACATCTGGTTCTTTGCCCTGGGCGCCCTGTACGTCTCTGCCCTCAACACCGACTACGTCGGCTTCTTCAACGGCGATGCCTTCGTCGACATGCTGGTGCCCCTGACGCTCGGCTGGCTGGCGCTGATTGCCTTGCTCGCGGGAGAGAGCGACGAGGTCTTTGCCAACATCTATTCGACGGCCGTGTCGCTGCGCAATGTCCTGCCCTGGGCCGGGCACGCGGCCCTCACGATTGCCGTCGGCGGGGTCGCGTTCGCGCTGGGCGTCATCCTGGACGCGCTCGCCTACGAGCCTTTCCTGCTGCTTATCGGCGGCGTCTTCGTGCCGCTGTTTGGCATCTTCCTGGCGGACTTTTTCGTACTGAGGTCCCAGCGTTACGACGTAGAGCAGCTTTACGGCAGCGGAGGCCCTTACTGGTACAGCGGCGGGTTCAACGTTACCGCGGTGGCGGTGTGGCTGGCCGGCTTCATCCTCTACACGCTGGCCGCGCAACCTTCCTGGCTGACGACGCACGACGAGTTCGACTTCGTCTCATGGGCGCCAGATACGATCCCGTTCATCGACGACATCGGCGGGACCGCGCCGGCCTTCGTGTTTAGCTTCCTGGCCTATCTCCTGGTGTCGCGTCTCCTGGTACGCGCGCCGAGCGCGGCGCAGTCTACAGCCGGGGCCTGA
- a CDS encoding ferredoxin family protein: MTYVITEPCIGTKDRSCVDVCPVDCIHDDGDEDQCLYIDPDECIDCGACEPACPVTAIFAEDDVPEDQKVWIEINALWYKDKAAARAKVAAIHPA, from the coding sequence GTGACCTACGTAATCACCGAGCCCTGCATCGGCACCAAAGACCGCTCTTGCGTCGACGTCTGCCCGGTCGACTGCATACATGATGACGGCGACGAGGACCAGTGCCTCTATATCGACCCGGACGAGTGCATTGACTGCGGCGCCTGCGAGCCCGCCTGCCCGGTGACCGCGATCTTCGCCGAGGACGACGTGCCCGAGGACCAGAAGGTGTGGATCGAGATCAACGCCCTCTGGTACAAGGACAAGGCGGCCGCGCGCGCCAAGGTTGCGGCCATCCATCCGGCATAG
- a CDS encoding VWA domain-containing protein — protein MVIRYRYSEWDGTQEIPPLDPDDILNALTDDLMNFGDLQHALRNLLQRGMRDPMGQRMQGLRDLLQQLRQQRRATLDRFNLSSVFEDIQRRLQDILEKERRTLEQRLQDPSASSGQSPDASEREPGDEGGLQDGEPSEGMEGQEGQQGQQSGRQQGMRPRGQQQSGRPQMGQRGQQGDQGEGQQGQPGDGLSEEERKQFSEMLKNMIERKKNFLDNLPQDLGGQMKDLQNYEFMDPEAQAEFQQLMEMLKQAMMQTFFQDLQSQIANMSPEDMERLKNMVRDLNQMLSEKMAGGEPNFNQFMQQYGDLFGDNPPQSLEELIEQMQRQVAQMQNLLDSMPADMRQQLQDLLMDKIGDPELRDELAELAANLEFLYPQRDLRNQYPFRGDEELNLQQAMELMGRMQDMDEIERQLERTQYGGDIDDIDPEKLRELLGDEAYETLQQLKQFLEILEEAGYIRKRGNTWELTPRGTRKIGQKALGEIYAQLKKENLGKHKIDYAGRGVDRSDDTKVYEFGDPFHLHLEKTIMNALKREGEPPPIHLQKDDFEIWKSEALTQTATVMMVDLSWSMALRGSFQAAKKVAMALQNLISTSFARDKLYIIGFSAYARELKPEQLPYVRWDESVLGTNMHHALMLAQNLLAKHKVGTRQIIMISDGEPTAHLERGRSYFAYPPSPITIRETLKEVKRCTQKKITINTFMLDRNYYLKEFVNQMAKMNKGRVFYTTPDHLGEYILIDYVRNKRKSLRG, from the coding sequence ATGGTCATCAGATACCGCTACTCAGAGTGGGACGGTACTCAAGAGATACCGCCGCTCGACCCTGACGACATTCTCAATGCCCTCACGGACGACCTGATGAACTTCGGGGACCTGCAGCACGCGCTGCGGAACCTGCTGCAGCGCGGCATGCGCGACCCCATGGGGCAGCGAATGCAGGGCCTGCGCGACCTCCTGCAGCAACTGCGGCAGCAGCGCCGCGCCACCCTCGACCGCTTCAACCTCTCGTCCGTGTTCGAGGACATCCAGAGGCGCCTCCAGGACATCCTGGAGAAGGAGCGCAGGACGCTCGAACAGCGCCTCCAGGACCCTTCGGCAAGCTCGGGGCAAAGCCCGGACGCCAGTGAGAGAGAGCCGGGCGATGAGGGCGGACTCCAGGACGGGGAACCGTCCGAAGGCATGGAGGGTCAAGAAGGCCAGCAAGGTCAGCAGTCCGGCCGGCAGCAGGGCATGCGGCCGCGGGGCCAGCAGCAGTCGGGCCGGCCCCAGATGGGCCAGCGTGGCCAGCAAGGCGACCAGGGCGAGGGCCAGCAAGGCCAGCCCGGCGACGGGCTCTCGGAGGAGGAGCGCAAGCAATTCTCCGAGATGCTCAAGAACATGATCGAGAGGAAGAAGAACTTCCTCGACAACCTGCCCCAGGACCTCGGCGGCCAGATGAAGGACCTCCAGAACTACGAGTTCATGGACCCCGAGGCCCAGGCCGAGTTTCAGCAGCTCATGGAGATGCTGAAGCAGGCAATGATGCAGACGTTCTTCCAGGACCTGCAGTCCCAGATCGCGAACATGTCCCCGGAGGACATGGAGCGCCTCAAGAACATGGTCCGCGACCTGAACCAGATGCTGTCCGAGAAGATGGCCGGCGGGGAGCCGAACTTCAACCAGTTCATGCAGCAGTACGGCGACCTCTTCGGGGACAACCCCCCGCAGAGCCTCGAAGAGCTCATCGAGCAGATGCAGCGCCAGGTGGCGCAAATGCAGAACCTGCTCGATTCCATGCCTGCGGACATGCGCCAGCAGCTCCAGGACCTGCTGATGGACAAGATCGGCGACCCCGAGCTACGGGATGAGCTCGCCGAACTGGCCGCGAACCTCGAGTTCCTCTACCCGCAGCGAGACCTTCGCAACCAGTACCCCTTCCGCGGCGACGAGGAGTTGAACCTGCAGCAGGCCATGGAGCTCATGGGCCGCATGCAGGATATGGACGAGATCGAGCGCCAGCTGGAGCGCACCCAGTACGGTGGCGACATCGATGACATCGACCCCGAGAAGCTGCGTGAGCTCCTCGGCGACGAAGCCTACGAGACGCTACAACAGCTAAAGCAGTTCCTCGAGATACTCGAGGAGGCGGGTTATATCCGCAAGCGCGGCAATACCTGGGAGCTGACCCCGCGCGGCACCAGGAAGATCGGCCAGAAGGCCCTTGGCGAGATATACGCGCAACTTAAGAAGGAAAACCTCGGCAAGCACAAGATTGACTACGCTGGCCGGGGCGTCGACCGCTCGGATGACACGAAGGTCTACGAGTTCGGCGACCCGTTCCACCTTCACCTAGAGAAGACGATCATGAACGCGCTCAAGCGGGAGGGGGAGCCGCCGCCGATCCATCTCCAGAAGGACGACTTCGAGATCTGGAAGTCGGAGGCGCTGACCCAGACCGCCACGGTCATGATGGTCGACCTTTCGTGGTCGATGGCGCTGCGCGGCAGCTTCCAGGCAGCGAAGAAGGTCGCGATGGCGCTGCAAAACCTGATCAGCACCAGCTTCGCGCGCGACAAGCTGTACATAATCGGCTTCTCGGCCTACGCGCGCGAACTGAAGCCGGAACAGCTGCCCTACGTGCGCTGGGATGAGAGCGTCCTGGGTACGAACATGCACCACGCCCTCATGCTCGCCCAGAACCTGCTGGCGAAGCACAAGGTGGGCACACGCCAGATCATCATGATCTCGGACGGCGAGCCGACGGCGCACCTGGAGCGCGGCCGGTCGTACTTCGCCTACCCGCCGAGCCCGATCACCATCCGCGAGACTCTCAAGGAAGTAAAGCGCTGCACCCAGAAGAAGATCACCATCAACACCTTCATGCTGGACCGCAACTACTACCTCAAAGAGTTCGTGAACCAGATGGCGAAGATGAACAAGGGCCGCGTCTTCTACACGACCCCGGACCACCTCGGCGAGTACATCCTCATCGACTACGTCCGCAACAAGCGCAAGTCACTGCGCGGCTAG